One genomic segment of Fundulus heteroclitus isolate FHET01 chromosome 10, MU-UCD_Fhet_4.1, whole genome shotgun sequence includes these proteins:
- the LOC105930835 gene encoding LOW QUALITY PROTEIN: uncharacterized protein LOC105930835 (The sequence of the model RefSeq protein was modified relative to this genomic sequence to represent the inferred CDS: deleted 1 base in 1 codon), with amino-acid sequence MSCVEKRHINHRMGSMLHHRFPNGFTDLFMDETDREVSTLTDRAFRSLCIGDDAVYNDDFLYGYSPYSCLKPLAGDPFKKNPQKDSKKAEQHKPNKSNAQPWKQQHQDNISHMSSFLKVLSAAEERNGGMTDSNGESWDKSALRSIERELSEFSSGLSPSLTNRHYNKDPHPQSGGGSNKKCKDASLPSGKLTKTKNGKSTVKLRKLNIKNFFLHSEFSPFQTWTDLNRYPFGQDNTVTDILSPDNVPKWYDFPFYKELTEAHTTESLHADQVQSCDKVEVESSAAKVPEPTPAPPPPKVLPKPAASLTGKRCSSDGGEKNAAPWRRNGPRAKSAIPANQLGKPPQESHLKPMDENILVVKKDVETVEVTAIQEVSSLASTPFSICQLMTPVIPSRQPTETSEIFQAVLSPSVLDLLSRPHSEAKVTPEPPVKRETYKSLASSILFNLKDNRKRVKSRYSPHKFKTLELCEGALQSPPSDNHPPSEGSGSGLSTPAISKDGLTVSGPVLEHIVSPSDFELTTYAADKPVSDYLLTNLLQTRCDAGSIDLGEENSTSPFIPSKKNKSPMAKKQNYPSLNLYKKANQADSDPKYLQVPQSNNISANTDLTIDAKNRELPPNALPTNTGLSPSTLNVIKDYSPMISPHTLEKGGILSGGRTQPNVPEKTGRSVKGTKEFAAQLAHQEDNTGGQTISATNVIRAAKEAINAAKNKARSASHSECNSKLMPDADLMRQKEMDQRVSKEPFESRGDSLVTVHNCGLLRNEPSSAALVGENSNVNKEPPPVPKKNFAKSDLKLCLSLDKQERHYSDKPSNGDLIDVKPDVPTKDSEPVQKQGKPKNVFSSRQNNFIKHQRYALPGDEQAKEYKESNLNVNAKMETDVEMKSIGDIGDSEHIFNDLQALKELERARLGDRMLENVKSKLEVFNIDEEAKAKNCLISRELRNIKRGMLSMRGNTLAKRKIFAEKEQSKQEIFAKLDSNVIVNKALLNDNYDKAKMALEEIISERERRRYKFTEQDTVLSSEDNVLDESCETWPQDRKKHDKDCLIKQREEKDDNTSPLKENNLNQRLGDLRVSETRHRPVETQRMGSRVALPAMDTVDRELSLVLNTKDVREKLANNHTHIREDSLPETARKVCKDSEEYLTKGREDKRLDAPPVPPRSKKGVSRQDESAPNDKEPAGDIIYGKSETFENNTDQLCNIRTGSEIYTSADTEEALPSQHGTSYKERQDEVDNGSLKLRSAADTLTLNNLILNTSPKATAEETCKVKQKAPLKPDSLIKHDDDMIKNVTPEEEPSRMTNKNLNMDAEELDEISRNIVSPLLLVKGANIAQSPPDQASLSSKSSYFSVESTLHRTTENESNVFHSLGNSPAEVDLVNEPGQTISQSNSNTAGAEYSCLSDHESEREGIKQLVKSTQNQPDQYVDSNEKTNVHTEAVSNEENNSTTSSSSTFSPTLGIPALFKVKDNSFNSKTKKPVLPWSPRGSLNGSEKTNQTDKMLHQTKENPEPSQVNDTSTNNSTISPTEVFKGKEVSTCESPLFLALSSNVLTENFKTSQTENSLVVPLEDERFSRVTPSSEGMESVPASTADPTEDSMAEDKVLAESEETKDISEQSGFISSGNDSQTGLPKPPAVLPKSEKAVQKAIKLTNRRMKKEETQKSSQKSSQSNSKHRTEKTRNDKAEHKSNGSAKTSRSGEKKHKDGNRHHSNDSNAQGECHNKNNKQNKVETNHRTRRPTRDSEEGNNQSADGRPNLASERQGRSTDRHAREKPEHRDYSNDSVISHVPVYKAHVSERPMSDRPFNRSQSIDRYLGGKAERRLSADLPVSDKLEPRTQRIEESIMHELQQRGRAKDKPSGGHPLRRSQSIDTYRTEIPPLSRQSSHPSQFSRQSSMEHAVFTQSIPMTQRKLLQDPDSGQYFFVDLPVQVKTKTFFDPGTGSYVQLPVQSPDGGVPQAPHVEVLTSPLVVYHSFVPVPLSPMAQKAPIQASHVKPNMVKQRHQETARQMHIKEGQPYLEPAYGQHELMLGEFLGTEELDCPC; translated from the exons ATGAGCTGTGTGGAAAAGCGACACATAAACCATCGGATGGGAAGCATGCTCCATCATCGGTTCCCCAATGGCTTCACGGACCTGTTCATGGACGAGACGGATCGAGAGGTCAGCACCCTGACCGACAGGGCCTTCCGTAGTCTCTGCATTGGAGATGACGCGGTGTACAACGATGACTTTTTATATGGATACTCGCCGTACAGCTGCCTCAAGCCTTTGGCAGGGGATCCCTTTAAAAAGAATCCACAGAAGGACTCTAAAAAAGCAGAGCAACACAAACCCAATAAAAGCAATGCACAGCCCTGGAAACAGCAACATCAGGACAACATATCCCACATGTCCTCCTTCCTAAAGGTGCTAAGTGCAGCAGAGGAAAGAAATGGAGGTATGACAGACTCTAATGGCGAATCATGGGATAAATCTGCACTTCGCAGCATAGAAAGAGAGCTTTCAGAATTCTCCTCCGGATTATCAC CTAGTCTCACCAATAGACATTACAATAAAGATCCGCACCCTCAGTCTGGTGGTGGctctaataaaaaatgtaaggaTGCCAGCCTTCCATCAGGGAAACTGACAAAGACTAAAAATGGCAAATCCACAGTAAAGCTGAGAAAACTCAACATCAAAAACTTTTTTCTCCACAGTGAGTTTAGTCCTTTCCAAACATGGACAGATTTGAACCGGTACCCCTTTGGTCAAGATAACACAGTCACAGATATTCTCTCTCCCGACAATGTTCCTAAATGGTATGACTTCCCCTTTTACAAGGAGCTGACTGAGGCACATACAACAGAAAGTCTGCATGCTGACCAAGTGCAGTCATGTGACAAAGTAGAAGTTGAGTCCTCTGCTGCCAAAGTTCCTGAACCCACCCCAGCCCCTCCTCCGCCAAAGGTCCTGCCAAAGCCTGCTGCCTCTCTGACTGGCAAGAGGTGCTCTTCAGATGGAGGGGAGAAAAATGCTGCCCCATGGAGGCGCAACGGGCCTAGGGCAAAAAGTGCAATTCCAGCAAATCAACTTGGAAAACCACCTCAAGAAAGTCATTTAAAACCAATGGATGAAAACATTTTGGTGGTCAAAAAGGATGTTGAAACGGTAGAAGTTACGGCAATTCAGGAGGTCAGTTCTTTAGCCTCTACACCATTCAGCATCTGTCAGCTAATGACTCCTGTCATTCCCTCCAGACAGCCAACGGAAACTTCAGAGATTTTCCAAGCagttctctctccctctgtcctTGACCTTCTGAGTAGACCGCACTCTGAGGCCAAAGTAACCCCTGAACCTCCGGTCAAGCGAGAAACCTACAAATCGCTTGCATCCAGCATCCTCTTCAACTTGAAAGACAACAGAAAGCGGGTGAAGAGTCGGTACAGTCCACATAAATTCAAAACTCTTGAGCTCTGTGAAGGAGCCCTCCAATCTCCACCCTCAGATAATCATCCTCCTTCTGAGGGCAGTGGCTCTGGTTTGAGTACACCTGCCATTTCAAAAGATGGGCTGACAGTTAGCGGTCCTGTCCTGGAACACATAGTATCTCCATCAGATTTTGAGCTGACAACGTATGCCGCTGACAAGCCTGTATCAGATTATTTGTTGACAAATTTACTGCAGACTAGATGTGATGCTGGCAGTATCGATCTTGGAGAGGAGAACTCCACTTCCCCATTTATACCCTCAAAGAAGAACAAGAGTCCAATGGCAAAAAAGCAAAATTATCCATCTCTGAATTTGTACAAGAAAGCCAATCAAGCTGACAGTGATCCAAAATATCTTCAAGTACCACAGAGCAATAACATTTCTGCTAACACCGATCTAACAATTGATGCGAAAAACAGAGAGCTTCCTCCAAATGCACTGCCAACAAACACAGGGCTTTCACCAAGTACTTTAAATGTCATCAAAGATTATTCACCCATGATTTCACCCCACACACTAGAGAAAGGGGGGATATTGTCAGGGGGGAGAACACAGCCAAATGTCCCAGAGAAAACTGGACGGTCAGTGAAAGGCACAAAGGAGTTTGCAGCTCAGCTGGCTCACCAGGAAGACAACACAGGTGGCCAAACTATCAGTGCAACAAATGTAATCAGAGCAGCAAAGGAAGCCATTAATGCAGCCAAAAATAAAGCTCGATCAGCAAGTCATTCAGAATGCAACAGCAAGCTGATGCCAGATGCAGACCTAATGAGGCAGAAAGAAATGGATCAGAGAGTTTCAAAAGAACCCTTTGAAAGCAGGGGGGATAGTTTGGTAACAGTACACAACTGTGGCTTATTGCGAAATGAGCCATCTAGTGCAGCACTGGTTGGTGAAaacagcaatgtaaacaaagaGCCTCCACCAGTGCCAAAGAAAAATTTTGCTAAGTCCGATCTAAAGCTCTGCTTGTCTCTTGACAAGCAGGAAAGACATTATTCTGACAAACCCTCTAATGGCGATTTGATAGACGTCAAGCCAGATGTACCGACTAAAGATAGTGAACCTGTCCAGAAACAAGGCAAacctaaaaatgttttctcatcCAGACAGAACAATTTTATCAAACATCAGAGATATGCGCTGCCAGGTGACGAGCAAGCGAAGGAGTACAAGGAAAGCAATTTGAACGTGAACGCAAAAATGGAGACAGACGTGGAGATGAAGTCAATTGGAGATATAGGAGATAGCGAGCATATTTTCAATGATTTGCAGGCTTTGAAAGAGCTGGAAAGAGCACGACTTGGCGATCGCATGCTTGAGAATGTGAAGAGCAAACTGGAGGTTTTTAACATTGATGAGGAGGCAAAGGctaaaaactgtttaatctCTAGGGAGCTTCGCAATATAAAGAGAGGTATGCTTTCGATGAGAGGAAACACATTGgcaaagagaaaaatatttgcAGAGAAGGAGCAGAGCAAGCAGGAAATCTTCGCAAAGTTAGATAGTAACGTCATTGTGAACAAAGCGCTTCTAAATGATAACTATGACAAAGCTAAGATGGCACTTGAGGAGATCATCTCAGAGCGGGAGAGGAGAAGGTATAAATTCACAGAGCAGGACACAGTTCTGTCATCTGAAGATAACGTTCTAGACGAAAGTTGTGAAACATGGCCGCAGGACcgtaaaaaacatgacaaagacTGTTTGATAAAACAGAGAGAAGAAAAGGATGACAACACTTCTCCACTTAAAGAGAATAACCTAAATCAGAGATTAGGTGACTTGAGAGTATCAGAAACTAGACATAGACCTGTTGAAACTCAGAGAATGGGCAGCAGGGTAGCGCTACCTGCCATGGACACAGTGGACAGGGAACTCAGTTTAGTCCTAAATACTAAAGATGTGAGAGAAAAGTTAGCTAATAATCATACTCATATTCGAGAGGACAGTTTGCCAGAAACAGCAAGAAAGGTATGTAAAGACAGTGAGGAGTACTTGACGAAGGGAAGGGAGGACAAGAGGTTAGATGCTCCCCCGGTTCCTCCCAGAAGCAAAAAAGGTGTTAGTAGACAAGATGAGAGTGCACCCAACGACAAAGAGCCAGCAGGTGACATAATCTATGGTAAAAGTGAAACTTTTGAAAACAATACAGACCAGTTATGCAACATCAGGACAGGCTCTGAAATATACACAAGTGCAGATACTGAAGAAGCTTTGCCTAGTCAGCATGGAACTTCTTATAAAGAGAGGCAGGATGAGGTGGACAATGGCAGTTTAAAACTACGTTCTGCAGCAGATACACTTACACTTAACAACCTAATTCTAAACACAAGTCCAAAAGCCACAGCTGAAGAAACCTGCAAGGTTAAACAAAAAGCCCCCTTAAAACCAGACTCTTTAATTAAGCATGATGATGATATGATCAAAAACGTCACACCAGAAGAAGAGCCTTCCAGAATGACTAATAAGAATCTAAATATGGATGCAGAAGAACTTGATGAAATCTCCAGAAACATTGTGTCCCCTTTGCTGCTAGTAAAAGGTGCAAACATTGCACAGAGCCCACCTGATCAAGCCAGCTTGTCCTCAAAGTCCTCCTATTTCTCTGTGGAAAGCACACTGCACAGAACCACAGAGAATGAGTCGAATGTCTTCCACTCTTTAGGGAACTCACCAGCAGAGGTGGACCTGGTTAATGAACCAGGACAGACCATTTCACAGAGCAATTCAAATACCGCAGGGGCAGAATACTCTTGTTTAAGTGATCATGAAAGTGAGCGGGAGGGCATAAAGCAGCTGGTAAAGTCTACCCAAAATCAACCAGACCAGTATGTGGACAGCAATGAGAAAACGAACGTCCACACAGAAGCAGTTAGCAATGAAGAAAACAATTCAACAACATCATCGTCTAGCACTTTTTCTCCAACTTTAGGAATCCCGGCCTTGTTCAAAGTGAAAGACAACAGTTTCAACTCAAAGACAAAGAAGCCTGTACTGCCCTGGTCTCCAAGAGGTAGTCTCAACGGATCTGAGAAAACCAaccaaacagacaaaatgttaCATCAGACCAAGGAAAACCCAGAGCCCTCACAGGTAAATGACACTTCTACCAACAACAGCACCATATCTCCGACTGAAGTCTTTAAAGGTAAAGAGGTTTCAACATGCGAATCACCACTGTTTTTGGCTTTATCCTCAAATGTCCTAACTGAAAATTTCAAAACATCCCAAACTGAAAATTCTCTAGTAGTCCCTCTGGAGGACGAAAGGTTTTCTCGGGTGACCCCATCATCTGAAGGCATGGAGAGCGTACCAGCTAGTACTGCTGACCCAACTGAGGATAGCATGGCAGAAGATAAAGTACTTGCAGAGAGTGAAGAGACAAAGGACATCAGTGAACAATCAGGATTTATTTCTAGTGGTAATGACAGCCAAACTGGGCTGCCCAAGCCTCCAGCAGTTTTACCAAAATCGGAAAAAGCAGTACAAAAAGCCATCAAACTGACAAACAGAAGGATGAAGAAGGAAGAGACACAGAAGTCTTCTCAAAAATCATCCCAAAGCAACAGCaaacacagaacagaaaaaacaagGAACGATAAAGCAGAGCATAAAAGCAACGGCAGTGCTAAAACTAGCAGGAGTggtgaaaaaaagcacaaagatgGCAATCGCCACCACAGCAATGATAGTAATGCCCAGGGTGAGTGCCACAATAAGAACAACAAGCAAAACAAAGTAGAAACAAACCACAGGACCCGGAGACCGACTCGGGATTCAGAGGAAGGAAATAACCAAAGTGCAGATGGAAGGCCCAATCTAGCATCAGAAAGACAAGGTCGCAGCACTGACAGACATGCTAGAGAGAAGCCAGAGCACAGAGATTATAGCAATGACAGTGTCATCAGTCATGTGCCCGTATACAAAGCTCATGTCAGCGAAAGGCCCATGTCAGACAGGCCTTTCAATCGATCCCAGAGCATAGATAGGTATCTGGGGGGCAAAGCAGAGCGCAGGCTTAGTGCTGATCTGCCAGTCAGCGACAAGCTCGAACCCAGGACTCAGCGGATTGAGGAATCTATCATGCATGAGCTTCAACAGAGAGGCAGAGCCAAAGACAAGCCAAGCGGAGGCCACCCATTGAGAAGGAGTCAAAGTATTGACACGTATCGCACTGAGATCCCACCTCTGTCCCGACAGTCTAGTCACCCCAGCCAGTTTTCTCGTCAATCCAGCATGGAGCATGCTGTTTTCACGCAGTCCATCCCTATGACCCAACGGAAACTCCTCCAGGATCCAGACTCTGGGCAATACTTCTTTGTTGACCTGCCCGTACAAGTCAAGACAAAAACCTTCTTTGATCCCGGTACAGGAAGCTATGTTCAGCTGCCAGTCCAGTCACCAGACGGTGGTGTTCCTCAAGCGCCCCACGTAGAGGTTCTGACTTCACCACTGGTCGTTTACCACAGTTTTGTGCCAGTCCCTCTGTCCCCCATGGCTCAGAAAGCCCCTATCCAAGCATCTCACGTGAAACCAAACATGGTAAAGCAAAGGCATCAAGAAACGGCAAGGCAAATGCACATTAAAGAGGGACAGCCTTACTTAGAGCCTGCGTATGGTCAACATGAACTGATGTTAGGGGAGTTCTTGGGCACAGAAGAGCTGGACTGTCCCTGCTGA